TTCATGACCAGTTTAAAATTGATCAAACCAAAGGGGAAATAATCCGGATTGCTGACAGCCTCGGCCTGGACCTGGTTACCATCCTGGTGCTCTGCTGAAATGGACTCTATTTCAACGACATTGGCGGCGTCTTTAAAACTGATGCCCAATGATTTGCCTTCACCCGCTATGACACATTTGATGGTATCCTGATCAGCATCCCAGACACCGTCTTCATCCAGATCGGCGGGTGTATCGACTTCCTGATCGTCCGGTATGCCGTTGCTGTCGCTGTCTGCGGTATCGCTTTGGGTGGTGAAATACCTGCTGTCCGACCAATCTGATGGCTTGGCGTGACTGTCATAATGCCTGGCCTGCCATCTATAGTCTTCATTTTCATCTAAAATGAGCTTGGGTATCTGCAACTCAGTCAGTGAATACTCGCTGGTGATATCAAACACACAGACATCATCGGATTCTCTAAAAATTCGCCAGCGGGTTGCCGAGTGGAAATCGCCGCTGTCAGGATCATCGAATGAACTGGTTTCGAGCATCGGGGTGAGCTCCACCACCAGGTGATTGTCCGGCGCGGACAGGGTGGGTGTTTCCGGCTCAAAGTTGTCCGGCGGGACAATCGGATCGCTGCCGGCCAAATATTCATCCAAATTGCTGAGACCGTCACCGTCGTAATCCAGGGCCGCATCATCGACTAGCGGATTAAAATTGTATTGAATCTCCCAGGCATCGGGCATACGGTCGTTGTCGTCATCCGTATCGGCGTTATTACCGACACCATCATTGTCGGTGTCGATAGTTTCTGAGGGATCGTCAGGAAAGGCGTCCTGATTGTCAGGCACGCCGTCATTGTCCGAGTCGCTCAGCGGCACGGTGAAGCTAACCTGGTTGGAATAGCCACTCTCGTTATTTTGACCGTCGTAGGCTGTGGCAACGAAATAATAGGTTTTGCCCTCATCGATGCCATTGATGGTGCAGGTGGTTGTTTTGCCCACATCCTTGCTGGCGGTATAACTACCGCTGGATGTGCCGTAATAAATCTTATAACCGGCCAGCTCGGGCTCGGTATTGGCATCCCATGCAAGATCTACGGACGCAGCCATAGCATTTGAGAACGGCATGATCACGAAAGCCGCCATCAATAGCATTAATA
This genomic stretch from Desulfobacterales bacterium harbors:
- a CDS encoding fibronectin type III domain-containing protein, which translates into the protein MKGWELNLNTIRIYFRFSAENSNRLKPASRTVLMLLMAAFVIMPFSNAMAASVDLAWDANTEPELAGYKIYYGTSSGSYTASKDVGKTTTCTINGIDEGKTYYFVATAYDGQNNESGYSNQVSFTVPLSDSDNDGVPDNQDAFPDDPSETIDTDNDGVGNNADTDDDNDRMPDAWEIQYNFNPLVDDAALDYDGDGLSNLDEYLAGSDPIVPPDNFEPETPTLSAPDNHLVVELTPMLETSSFDDPDSGDFHSATRWRIFRESDDVCVFDITSEYSLTELQIPKLILDENEDYRWQARHYDSHAKPSDWSDSRYFTTQSDTADSDSNGIPDDQEVDTPADLDEDGVWDADQDTIKCVIAGEGKSLGISFKDAANVVEIESISAEHQDGNQVQAEAVSNPDYFPFGLINFKLVMNQPGDSAEIKIYFSEPAPEEGRWFKFDPIEATWTDYSSQTVFSADRRSMTLYLEDGGEGDADGTVNGIIVDPSGVAISSSGFGGSGSSGGIEDVVSGCFIGTASSPSGQISVGQIWKAIRGREIAIGLFLLALVKLITLGLKRMRLRWEESQRLFEMYHERGGRFTATGLIRPKKLKRAKI